The Nitrospinota bacterium genome has a segment encoding these proteins:
- a CDS encoding malate dehydrogenase, whose product ILQDKRRILPCTAFLEGEYGWDGIFFGVPVMMGANGIEKIIELNLSDEEKAALDISAQDVKKTCDEIDSILKGD is encoded by the coding sequence ATTTTGCAGGACAAGCGACGCATTCTTCCTTGTACCGCTTTTCTGGAAGGGGAGTATGGGTGGGATGGAATATTCTTTGGCGTACCCGTCATGATGGGTGCAAATGGAATTGAAAAGATCATCGAACTGAACTTGTCCGATGAAGAAAAAGCCGCGTTGGATATTTCAGCGCAGGATGTGAAGAAAACCTGCGATGAAATAGATTCTATCTTGAAGGGTGATTAA